In a single window of the Dreissena polymorpha isolate Duluth1 chromosome 3, UMN_Dpol_1.0, whole genome shotgun sequence genome:
- the LOC127873552 gene encoding uncharacterized protein LOC127873552, which yields MSVRVKYADVKGLMSLPGVSERQAWNIVQKQQKHGYLDMNMLSEDEADDEERIAGFTLSHPFPMDPAAVGYPKKEETTKLRSSVARDRKSCNRRSRAREEGRDSLERRHFSRDRSYSPRRSYQSPSRSRDGKHEYHYRKRSSLHDRSPEDYRRRSSGGRRRHGSRDRESDRDHYRRRHDHHSGHHRRSKFFYSDSDSDSDEKYRTLRGREEKRGNPDKLPKNLRYDGKSYWLSFKQKFDSYRSVNSWTDSECRDYLNWCLKGKALDFFTITTQMGDMFSFSEIMRKMEARFGAKELSETARVKFQQATQNAGESLEDWADRVLTLAIPAFRKLPEKHNMQEAISKFCQGCVDKEAGKHACFGRPHSMKKAIDLVRHHQYVTQAVDGTGMSDSYAVTAVSGEEDRLQRLERMVECLTSTVLTCSQPSRSGSDKRCYKCGEVGHFRKDCQTQQDDKIKKGRESGKGQSPLNSRRAFDIGRTSPPKKVKGQHTSVFSVCRVSLVSSKNTEECLEVGAYSPPQVHSVPEFSYPVPDVGFSSPVLIRNNKEKCLEEGAYCSPQVHSGPEISIEVLVDNNKEESLEEVAYCSPQVNLVPEILTPVLDVKQKLSKKDGYSCEQATDVICSTISEGELRRYQFDSENVEIAITLKEEYLQSIVGMNDEHCDFQDDCTQDEHYLGNFSDIEHSIYTGSAKPVKPRIRRTPACLAGEEEHLERILDAGVVTESTSEWVSEPVLIRKREGTDRWCIDRCALNNVTVKDTFPLPIVEDCWYTLSGNIQSGDRLHSGGFTLLPELDRTSGGFPLLPESKDASGGFPLLSDGSRCPLSMDVIFVWDPGGKQATGPST from the exons ATGTCAGTACGCGTAAAATATGCTGATGTGAAAGGATTGATGTCTTTGCCGGGTGTGTCTGAAAGGCAGGCATGGAACATTGTCCAGAAACAGCAGAAACATGGTTATCTTGACATGAATATGTTGAGTGAAGACGAGGCAGACGATGAGGAAAGGATTGCGGGCTTCACTTTGTCCCATCCATTCCCGATGGATCCAGCAGCAGTTGGATATCCTAAGAAAGAGGAAACTACTAAACTAAGGAGTTCAGTTGCCAGGGATAGAAAAAGTTGCAACCGCCGTTCAAGAGCTAGAGAGGAGGGCCGCGATAGTCTAGAAAGGCGTCACTTCTCGCGGGACAGGAGCTACTCCCCAAGAAGGTCTTACCAGTCTCCATCTAGAAGTCGCGATGGTAAACATGAATACCATTACAGGAAGCGGAGTAGTTTGCATGATCGCTCGCCAGAAGACTACCGGAGGAGGTCATCCGGTGGAAGACGTCGACATGGGTCGCGGGACAGAGAGAGTGACAGGGATCACTACAGACGGCGCCATGATCATCATAGTGGTCACCATCGCAGGTCCAAGTTTTTTTACTCCGATAGTGACTCGGACTCCGATGAAAAGTATCGGACACTGAGGGGAAGAGAAGAGAAAAGGGGAAATCCAGATAAGCTCCCCAAGAACTTAAGGTATGATGGAAAGTCTTATTGGCTTTCTTTCAAACAGAAGTTTGACAGCTACAGAAGTGTTAACTCATGGACTGATAGTGAGTGTAGAGACTACCTAAATTGGTGTCTTAAAGGAAAGGCACTGGATTTCTTCACTATCACGACACAGATGGGTGATATGTTTTCCTTTTCCGAAATCATGAGGAAAATGGAGGCTCGTTTTGGTGCCAAAGAGCTGTCGGAAACTGCTAGAGTCAAGTTCCAGCAGGCCACACAGAATGCCGGAGAGTCCTTGGAGGATTGGGCTGACAGAGTGCTGACCTTGGCAATACCAGCTTTCCGAAAACTGCCAGAAAAGCATAACATGCAGGAGGCCATTTCAAAGTTTTGCCAGGGCTGTGTGGACAAGGAGGCAGGGAAGCATGCTTGCTTTGGGCGTCCTCATTCGATGAAAAAGGCCATTGACCTTGTACGACATCATCAATATGTTACACAGGCGGTGGATGGTACCGGAATGTCCGATTCGTATGCAGTGACGGCAGTGTCAGGGGAAGAAGACAGGTTACAACGACTGGAGAGGATGGTCGAATGTTTAACATCAACAGTGCTGACATGTTCGCAGCCAAGTCGATCTGGGTCAGACAAAAGGTGTTACAAATGCGGTGAGGTTGGCCATTTTCGGAAGGATTGTCAAACGCAACAAGACGATAAGATAAAGAAGGGGCGAGAGTCAGGAAAAGGCCAGAGTCCTTTAAACTCAAGAAGAGCATTTGACATTGGTCGAACCAGTCCGCCCAAGAAAGTAAAGGGTCAACACACCAGCGTATTCTCTGTTTGTAGGGTTTCTCTAGTGTCGAGCAAGAATACGGAAGAATGTCTTGAG GTAGGGGCTTATAGTCCTCCTCAAGTGCATTCGGTTCCTGAGTTCTCTTATCCAGTTCCGGATGTGGGTTTCTCTTCTCCAGTGTTGATTAGAaataataaggaaaaatgtcTTGAGGAAGGGGCTTATTGCTCTCCTCAAGTGCATTCGGGCCCTGAGATTTCTATTGAAGTTCTGGTGGACAATAATAAGGAAGAATCTCTCGAAGAAGTGGCTTATTGCTCTCCTCAAGTGAATTTAGTTCCTGAGATTTTAACTCCAGTTCTGGATGTCAAACAGAAGCTTTCAAAGAAAGATGGTTATAGTTGTGAACAGGCTACTGATGTAATATGTTCTACAATCAGTGAAGGTGAATTGCGTCGTTACCAGTTTGACAGCGAAAATGTGGAGATAGCTATCACTTTAAAGGAAGAGTATTTACAGTCAATTGTTGGTATGAATGACGAACATTGTGATTTTCAGGATGATTGTACCCAAGATGAGCATTACCTTGGAAATTTCTCTGACATTGAACACTCAATTTACACAGGAAGTGCCAAACCAGTTAAGCCCAGGATTCGAAGGACTCCTGCTTGCTTGGCTGGGGAAGAAGAGCACCTGGAAAGAATACTAGATGCTGGTGTTGTAACAGAGTCGACAAGTGAATGGGTGTCAGAACCAGTTCTGATAAGGAAGCGCGAGGGTACAGACCGCTGGTGTATTGACCGTTGTGCGTTGAACAATGTGACTGTGAAGGATACCTTTCCACTACCCATTGTGGAGGATTGTTGGTATACGCTGTCAGGGAACATTCAAAGTGGCGATAGGCTGCACTCAGGTGGGTTTACCTTACTCCCTGAGTTGGACCGTACCTCTGGAGGGTTTCCTTTACTCCCGGAGTCCAAGGATGCATCAGGTGGGTTTCCTTTACTCTCTGATGGCAGTAGATGTCCATTATCCATGGATGTCATCTTTGTCTGGGATCCTGGTGGGAAACAGGCAACGGGACCATCAACGTAG